A segment of the Silvanigrella paludirubra genome:
AATAAGTGTTTTTTTATATAATTATTTTAATAAAAAAACCTTAATTTCAAGTTTGCAATCAAAAAAAATAATTTGCCTTATTATTTTAGAAACCTATAAAAACCTTTCTTTATGTGGTTTTAGAATTCCGTTTTATAGTTTTATTAATGTTATTAATTTAGGCAAACATAAATTCACTTTTGGTAAGAATTTTTTAGAAAGTTTTCGTTTTGATTTTGAATCTACGATTCAAGAGTGGAATGAACAAAATATTATTTATAATGAACGATATATTTCAAAAAGGTATAATACAACATATCAATCAATTATTGGTTTTAGCTCAATTGGAAAACTAAATATTGAATCTCTTACAAGTGATATTCCTTCTTATACGCAATTAGAAAATCACTTTTTAACGGCAACAAATAACAATGATAATATGGTAACGAAATTTTGCTTAGGGTCTTTAAATAAAAATAATCTTCATCAAATAGATAATTTTTTAAATTTATATTTGAAAGATCGTTTTTCAAACTTACTAAACCCTAACAATAAATTTACTTTTATTCAAAAAATTAGCCCACAAATTCATGACATAATGGTAATATATTATATAGATTATTCAATTGAAAAAATAGAAAAGACAAAATTAAATAATCCTATTTATTTATGCTATAATTTCACAGTAATTACTAAAAATAATAAAATATGGACTAAAAACTTTAATTTTGGATTTTTAAATCACACAATTCATAATAAATACTCAAGTGATATAAATGAAATAATTTTAAAATTTGTTGCAGACAAAAATATTAATCAATATTTTAGTAATAAAAAACACAATGAAATTTTGTACGAAAATTTATATTAAAGGTTTTCATTTATAAACATTTTTATGAATGAATCGGAACGTCTATCGGATAAATAATGATAAGCTGTTACTTCATTACCAGCCGCATCTTCATTGCTAAAAGCATGTGTGCTCATTCCATGGGACACAAATGTAAAATCAGCATTACAAGCAATCATCTCATCATAAAAATTCTTAATATCTTCAGAAGAAACCAAAGGATCCCTTGCCCCGTGTAAAATAAGCATTTTAGGCATTTTTTGGTGAGAAGGAACTCTTATTTTACTTGTTAATAAACCATGAAGAGAAATAGCACCCGTTAGACCTTCACCATACCTTGCTAACTGCAATGAAGATGCACCACCAAAACAATAGCCAATAGAAAATAATTTAGAAGTATTTACATTTGAATTTCTTTTTAAAAGTTCAAAAGGAGCAACAATTCTATCTTTATAAATATCACTATTTTCAATTACAGAATTCATTAATTTTCCAGCTTCATCTCCAGTTGAAGCGTATTGCTGATTTCCATACATGTCGGCAACAAGGACAACAGCCCCCATATTTGCTAATTTTTCAGCAACTTTTTTTTGTCTTGGATTTATTCCCCAAAAATCTGTGTACATTACAATACCAGGAAGTTTTATTCCTTGTGATTTTGGTTCAACAATATATCCCCTACAATTTGTATCTTGAACTCTATATTCAATATCATAACATTTCATAAAAAATCTCCTTTTAATTAAATAAATTTAAAATCAATAATTTCAAATTCACGAGTACCAGCAGGAACTTCTACTACTATAATTTCACCAATTTTTTTGTTTAATAATTCATTTCCTAAAGGAGATCTCCAGCTAATTTTTTTTAAATTTAAATTAGCTTCATCTTCACCAACAATTTGATAAGTAACAATAGCACCTTCGCCATTTTCTAACTTAACAGTGGCTCCAAATAAAATTTTATTTCCAATTTGTTCTTTAGGATTTACAATTCTAGCAGCAGAAATACGTTTATCTAAAAAGCGCAGACGACGATCAATTTCTCGTAATCTTTTTTTACCATATTGATACTCAGCATTTTCAGACCGATCTCCCTGCTTTGCAGCAGCGGAGACCTCTTGAACAACCAAAGGTCTTTCTTTTTTTGAAAGCTCATTAAATTCATCAACTAATTTTTTATACCCTTCAGGTGTGATTAAATTAGGCTGTTTCTTTACTTCATTTTGATTTTCAAATTTCATTTTTACTTTGTAGTTTGTGTACCATAGGGAGCATATTCAACTGGAACCCAAACATAACCTTTCCCTTCTAAACGAATATGACCGATTCCTGGAAAAGGAAGATGTTCCCCAGCAAGCCAAATTTTGTTTTTTGCCGCATTTGAAAATAAAGAAGCTCTCATTGCTATTGCTTTTTTACTATCTGCATCAAATTGAACCCCAATTTTGGGATCTGGAAATTGTGTTGCGTAGCTATGAATAACATCTCCTAAAATCAATATAGTTTCTCCCTTAGAACTAAATTGATAGCTTGTATGCCCTGGGGTATGCCCCGGAGTAGGAATCGCTTTTAAGCCTGGCGATAATGTTTCAGCAGCTGCAAAAGGCTTTAATTTATCTGCTGCCTGATAAGGCTTAACAGAATCTTGAGCCATTTTAAAATATTTTTTAAATTCTTCAGGAGCAGCCTCAGAATTTTTTGAACTTAACCAAAAATCAGCCTCTGCCTGAGACATGCGAAGTATTGCATTTGGAAAATTAATTTTTCCTTCTGTACTTGTTGCTCCGCAAATATGATCTCCATGTAAATGAGTAATATAAATGGTATCAATTTGACTTGGTTCATAACCCGAAGCTTTTAAACTTTCTAATAAAGTTCCCGCTGTCGGTCCAAAACATTTCGAAGTTCCGGCATCTACTAATATTAAATTTGATCCCGTATTTACAAGGTAAGCACTTATAGAAGTTTGGACATCGGGGTTAGAAATAAACATTTTTCCCAATAGTTTTTTTAAATTTGGGGCTGTGACGTTTTTTAGTAACTGATTATGATCTAATTTAATATAGCCATCATATAGAGCTGTAATTTCAAAATCCCCTAAAGGCATCCGAAAATATCCAGGCGCTTGTGTCTTTAGCTGAGAGGGCGGAGTCGATGCGATTGATTTTGTAGAAATAAAGAAACTTGTAACACTGACCGCTGTTGCTGCTAACATAACTAAAGTCTGTTTACTCTTATATAAAAACGGACTCTTCATAAGGATTCCTCCTAAAATGTTTATTAACAAAAAACGCCTACAGATAAATTACTTATAAGCCCTTTAGCATAATTATAATATAATTGCTAATTTTTGATGAATATAATTTCTTTAATAACAATATGTTACATTGTTTTTTCTAAGAAGACATTCTGGATTATAATTTATAATTCATTATTTAATTAACTTAATGAGTTAATTAAAACAAAAAATAATTCATATTTAGTAATTTTATTTTCTTGAATAATATTTTTTTACTAATAAGATAAATTAAAGTCAGAATATATTTATCATGACTTTATTAATATTTGATTAAATATTGATTAAATTTAATTTATTAAAGGCCAAAGGAATGATAAATAAAAAACTCGGAGATGGCATTGAAATTATATTCCCATATAATGCAATAAATTCTTCTTTAAATTCAAATTTTCATAATAAAGATAAATATCAAATTGTTTTTTTTGGATGCCATGGAAAAGGGAGTGAAAAACACACTGATGTCATTAAAAATTACTTGAATAATCATCAAATAACTCCTGATTTTTTTCTTCTTAATGGAGATAATTTTTATGACTCTGGAGTTGAAAATACAGAATCCCCACTTTTTAAAACCTGTTTTGAAACACCATATGCTAAACATTTTACAAGCCAGTTTTTTTTCCCTATTTTAGGAAACCATGATTACGGAGAGTTTTTTTTAGGTGGCTTAAAAAATTTATTATTATTTAGAAAAAATAGATCAAGCCCTCAGGCTCAAGTTCAATATTCAACAAAATCAAAAAATTGGTATATGCCCGGATTTTATTATTCAATTAAAGATTCAAATCATATTTTTGAACTTTTTTGCATTGACTCAAACACAATTTTATTTCACGAGAAACAACAAGAATGGCTAAAAAATAAAGTAACAAACTCAAAAGCAAAATGGAAAATTTTAGTATCTCACCATCCTTTGGTAACAAATGGACACCATGCTTCAGAACCAGATGTGATAGGACTTCATAATTTTATTAATGAAAATTTTCAAAAAAATTCAAATCCAAACTTAAAATTTAATTTATTTATTGCAGCGCATGAGCATAACAATCAAGTTTTGATAGATAGTGTTCATTCTTACCAAATTATTGTTGGAAATTGTTCCTCAAAAAAACCCGCCCATGTAAATAAAAAACAAAACACTTTATATTGCTCAGCAGAACCAAATGATTTTTCGTTTGGATTATTAACATTAAGTAAAGATAATATTATATGTGATATAAAAGGAAACAAAAGTAACTATAATTTTGATTATGATAAAATAAAAAACTTACAAAAAAATGTAAGTCCAATTAAATTTAATCAACCAGATATAATTAAAAACTCTTCTATAATAAATACAAGTATTTATTTAAATCCAGACTTATCGTTAAGTTTAGATGAAAGAAAAATTTATCTTCAATATCTTTATGATGAAATTGAAATGTCGAGTCTTCATTGGAATCAATATAGCTATTTAGGAATTTTTGCTAGAAGATATGATGAATTAAAAAAGATAGATCAATTGCTCGTTAATGCAAAATTATATGTAAAAAACTTTAATCAAATAAAAGAGTCGAATATACCTTGGCTTGAATTATGGACTGTGGTTGAAAATTTATATGTTTATATTTCAGATATGCATTATTATTGTTTAAAAATAAATGAAGACCATGAAAAGAAAAATAAAAAATCTAAACGACAAGAAGCATTACAAAACCTCGAAAATAGAATTTATGGAATTTATAATATATTTTATTATATTTTAATTCATTTTTATAGAAGTAAAAACATTCCTGAAAATTTAATTCATGAACAAGCCCTATCTGATCTTTATAAATTTGAAGCTTATTGTAATCGCTGCCGCATAGAAAAAGGGTATCGCACAATCAAAAAATTGAAGTATTATATTGGTCACAAGAAGAGGTAAAAAAAAACCTGAAAGTTAAACTTTCAGGTTTTTTTATAATCGTAAATTCCGATTTAATTCGAAATTTAGATTACTCGATGCATTTACCAACAGCTCCAGAACCAACTGTACGGCCGCCTTCACGGATCGCAAAGCGTAGACCTGGTTCCATCGCAACTGGAGTAATGAGTTCAACTGTGATTTCAACGTTATCACCAGGAACAACCATTTCAACGTTTGCAGGTAGATCAACTACACCAGTAACGTCAGTTGTACGGAAGTAAAATTGTGGGCGGTAGCCTTTAAAGAAAGGTTTATGGCGTCCACCTTCGTCCTTATTAAGAACGTAGATTTGAGCAGTAAATTTCTTGAAAGGTTTGATTGAACCTGGCTTAGAAAGAACTTGGCCGCGTTCAACGTCTTCACGTTTTGTACCACGTAGAAGAACACCAACGTTATCACCAGCTTGACCTTGGTCGAGAACCTTACGGAACATTTCAACACCAGTACAGATAGTTTTAGTTGTTGGCTTGATACCAACGATTTCAAGCTCTTCACCAACTTTACAGATACCTTGCTCAATACGACCAGTACAAACTGTACCACGACCGGAAATTGAGAAAACATCTTCAATTGGCATAAGGAATGGTTTGTCAACTGGGCGTGGTGGCTCTTGAATGAAAGAGTCAACAGCGTCCATTAGCTCAACAATACATTTTGAAGCTTTTTCATCTGCTGGATTTTGAAGTGCGCCAAGAGCAGCACCGCGAATAACAGGAGTGTCGTCACCAGGGAAACTGTACTTAGTTAAAAGTTCACGAATTTCCATTTCAACAAGGTCTGTTAATTCAGGGTCAGCAATGTCGCATTTGTTCAAGAATACAACGATGTATGGAACGTTTACCTGACGAGCAAGCAAAATGTGCTCGCGAGTTTGAGGCATTGGACCATCAGTAGCAGCACAAACTAGGATTGCTCCATCCATTTGCGCAGCACCCGTAATCATATTTTTTACGTAGTCCGCGTGACCAGGACAGTCAACGTGTGCATAGTGACGATTCGCAGTTTCGTACTCAATGTGGGAAGCATTAATGGTAATACCACGAGCTTTTTCTTCTGGCGCTTTGTCGATTTCGTCGAATTTAGTAGCAACTTTACCTTGACGTGTAGAAAGAACAGCAGAAATAGCAGCTGTAAGAGTGGTCTTACCGTGGTCAACGTGACCAATGGTACCGATATTCATATGAGGCTTGGAGCGCTCAAATTTTTCCTTTGCCACGGTATAATCCTCCAGTGTAGGCAACATAAATAAAAAAACAAACAAAAAAAATCATGTGTAGGATAAGCACAGTTAGAACAACTTGTAAAGAGGTTCGTGCTCCTGTGAAGGGCATTGATACAAACATTCCAAACAAAATGCAATGATCTTTTAGAAAGACATTGCAAATTTTTAAAATACAATTCGCATCATTTTAGAACATCTATTTTGGAATCACAAGAATTTGTTTTTAAAGAAAAAGATTAGCTAAACATATCGTTTTCATTACTTATGAGCTCTTCAAGTATACTCTCGTTATCCTCTGCACGAGTCCTCATTAATCTTTCCTTAAATTCATTATAACGCAATTCTCCATCTGGTAAATCAAATGAAAAATCGGCCAAAATGGAATAGCGGTTTGCATCATAAAACTCGTTAAAAAGGATAGGTTTGGCGGGAATCACTTTTTCTTTCAAAGGAAATGTGAACTCAAGAGGAATGATCCGGGTTGCCCTGATGGCAGCAAGAATACAAATTCCAATTAAAAGAGCGACAAGAGTATTAACTTGAAGAGAACGAATTTCTAGCAAAAAGGGAACTAATATAAAAATGAAAGCGGCAGCAGCCCCCTGAAAAGCAACGTAGGTTAGGACATATAAAGAATCATCTTCCCAGTTTTTAAAATCAATTGGTAGCATTAAAAAAACAGCTTGAACGATCGCTCCTAAAAAAACACCAATATAAGTCAGTAAATAATCAATAGTTTTAATAAGCATATTTTTTCTCTTCCTTAAGAAAGTGCTTAAAAGACTGATCGGATAAAATTGGGAAAGAATTGGAGGAAATTTTTTTCTAGGCTATAAGTTTGAAATACTCCTATTTTTGGAGCCCGCGCCTTTCTGATCGCTTTAAATTCTTTTTAATTTAAATAGGATGAGGTCTTTATATGAAAATTTATTCTATCCCTTTTTGCCCTTTTTGTTACCGAGTTAAATTAGCACTTCATGAAAAAAAAATTCCAAAAGATTTAATTGAAATTGAAGAAATAGATTTAAAAAATCCACCAAAAGATTTTATAGAAATCAATCCAAACCTCACCGTTCCTACTTTACAAATAAAAGGAAATGATGGTTTTGCTGAAAGTATGATTATTGTAGAATATTTAAACAATTTAAATACAAATACACCAAATTTATATGGAAATAGCAATGAAGAAATTGCAAAAAACAAAGTTTTAATTGAAAGAATTTCAAGCGAAATCATTCCTGCCTTATTAGGATGCTTTTATGCAAACGGCAGTGAAGTGAAGTTTAGAAAATCACTTCAAAAACTTCCAATGGTTTTTGAAAAATTAGAAGAATTACTTGAAAAAATAAACGCACCATTTTTTGGTGGGAGTTCATTAAATGCAGTCGATATTTGTTTTGCACCTTTTATTTGTTATTATTTAGTTGCAAACGAATTTAATTCTAAAATTATTCTTCCAAATTCAAATACAAAAGCATTTAATTATTTTAAAAATATTCAAAATCACTCCTATATTAATGAACTTATTCTTAGTAATGAAAAGTTCAAAAATGATACCAAAGAAGAACTTATTATTGATACAGAGGGAACAAAATATATTAAAAGCTCTTCACGTAATTTAATAAAAGATATAGAGGAAGAAGTTAAAATATTAAATGAAAGAATATCATTAAAAAACAAAGGTAACAAAGCAATACTTTGGAAAACAAATAAAAATGAAAAAGGTCCTTATATTGAAACAACTGTTCAATTTAAACATTATGATGAAGCTATTCATGCCATTCAGGTAATTTGTGATTTACAAGAAACATCAGATCATCACTCTCATTTTGTTCTTGAAAACTTCAACCAAATTAAAGTAGAAGTATGTACGCATCAACCAACCTGGGGAGTGACTGCTATGGACATTGCTTTTGCAGAAACTCTCTCTGACAGTTTAAAATAAAGGAGTTATCATGAAAGAAATGAAAAAAACATTTTTGGCTTTTATTGGAGGAAGTGGGCTTTATGATCTTCCTGGAATTGAAAATGTTGAAGAAATTGAAATCGCAACTCCCTTTGGCTGTCCTTCCGATAAAATAACAACTGGTACAATTGATGGAAAACCAATCGCCTTTTTACCAAGACATGGTAAGGGTCATCGTTTTTTACCTTCCGAAGTGAATTATAGAGCAAATATTTATGCTCTAAAAAAACTTGGTGTGACACATATTGTCAGCGTAAGTGCTGTTGGTGGACTTCAAGAAAAAACAGCTCCTGGAACAGCTGTAATTCCTACTCAAATTATTGATAAAACAACGGGTCAAAGACAACGCACTTTTTTTGGAAATGGAGTAGTTGGTCACGTAAGTTTTGCAGATCCATACTGCCCAGAACTTCAATCCTATATTGCAAAAGCATGCGAACAAGAAAAGGTAACAACACATTTTGGTGGCGCACTTGTTTGTATTGAAGGTCCACGTTTTAGTTCCCGTGCAGAAAGCCATAGCTTTAAACGTGAAGAAGCTATGATTATAGGTATGACTGCAATGCCAGAAGCTATTTTAGCTCGTGAAGCAGAAATTGCTTATGCAACTTTAGCTTTTGTAACCGATTATGATTGCTGGAGAGAAGAAACAGAAGCCGTTACGGTAGAAGCTGTTATTGCCGTATTAAATAAAAATGTAGAAGCTTCCAAAAGAATTGCAAAAGCAATTCATAAATTTTTGCCAAAAGAAACAAGTAATCCTATTTTTGAAGCAGCAAAAAATTCAATTATGACAAATTTAAGTTTAATTCCTCAAGAAACAAAAAGAAACCTTGATTTACTTTTTGGAAAATATTGGAAATAGATAAATAGAAATATTTATCTATTTTTATTTTAATAATGAGGATGAAATGAAACCAAATTTAGAAGCTATTAAATATAAAAATAATAAACTAGAAATATTAAATCAGTTACTTTTGCCAGATTCCTTTGTTTATGAAGATTGTATTTCCGTGGAACAAGGATGGCAATCCATTCATCAAATGAAAGTTCGTGGAGCTCCTGCCATTGCAATTACAGCAGCACTATCACTCGCATGTGAACTTTATCATTTGGAAGATAAATATTCTGTTACGGGATTAAAAAAATACATTTTTGATAAACTAGATTATTTATGCACAAGTAGACCTACTGCCGTTAATTTATTTAAAATGTCCGATCAAATGAAATCGCTTATTGAAAATGTAGTTAATAAAGATAAAGAAATTGATCCTAAAAAATTAAAACAAATTTTTATTGAAAACGCTGAAAACTTATTAGAAAAAGATATTTCAGACAACAAAGCGATAGGTCAATTTGGTTCAGAATGTTTTCCCTTAAATAAAAAAATAAAAATACTAACTCACTGCAATACAGGCTCTTTGGCTACTTCGGGGTACGGAACAGCTTTAGGAATTATTCGTTCTCTTCATTCCAATAATAAGCTCGAACACGCTTATGCTACCGAAACACGCCCCTATAACCAAGGAGCAAGATTAACTGCTTTTGAACTTGTATATGAAAATATACCTTCAACCTTAATCACTGACTCTATGGTTTCTTTTTTAATGAAAGAAAAAGGAATTGATGGTGTAGTTGTTGGTGCAGATCGTGTTGTTGCCAATGGAGATACCGCAAATAAAATTGGTACATATCAACTTGCTATCGCAGCAGCATACCACAATGTTCCTTTTTATGTTGCCGCACCAATAACATCAATTGATTGCACAAAAAATAATGGATCAGAAATTCATATTGAAGAACGTCCAAAACATGAATTAACTCACATAAATGGAATTCAGATTGCAGCAAAAGGCATTGATGTTTGGAACCCATCTTTTGATATCACACCAGCTAAATTAATAACAGGAATTGTTACTGAATTAGGAGTCATTCCGAAAAATTTAGATGGTGAATTTAATATTAAAGAATTTTTATTAAAGAAACAAAAATAATTTGTTTCGTTAAATTTAAGGAAAATGAAATGGTTTCATTTATTAAAAATAAAGAATTACTTTCTCCTCTTACCAAAGAAGCACACGCTTTTGCAAAATTTCGAATTAATGCTAAAAAATATTCTGCAAGCTTAATTGAAGAAATTGCAATAGGTCAGTCTATAGGTGCATGGGAAGAACAACATGTTGAACCGCGTCTTTTAAAAACTAAAGTAGCTAAAATTATCGCTTGTGAATCAAATGAAAATTTTCACGAAGCCACTGTTGCTTTTCCTGTAAATATTTGGCACCGGAAGTTGTCATGGTTATTTGCAATTTTATTTGGAAAAATGAGTTTTTATGAAGGTGTTCAATTAAATTCTGTTTGGTTTTCACCAGATTGTTTTGATGAAGAAAATTTAATAGGACCAAAATATTCTCCGCAATCCCTTCGATCTCTTGTTGGAGCAAAAAAAGATAGCCCTTTGCTTATGGGAATATTAAAACCCAATGTTGCAATGAGTGCTGAAAAAATATCTCAATTATTTCTTGAGGCCTCGGAAGCAGGAACTCATATATTAAAAGATGATGAAATTCGTCATGATAATTCTCCTTTAGAAGCTATTAAAAGAGTAGAAATCATTGCGAATGAATCTGCAAAAAGAAATATAAAATCTATTTATGCTGTTCATCTCCAAATAGAAGGTACAAAATACATTGAGCATGCTAAAAGACTAATAGATGCAGGTGCCCAATCCTTTTTAATCAATACCTGGACTTCAGGAATAGAATGTTTACAAGAAATTCGTAAAGTAACAAATATTCCTATATTATCACATCCAAGTTTAGTTGGTGCCTTTGGATTATCAGAGGAAAATTCAACAATTCACCCTCGCGTTACTTTAGCGCAATTTATTCGTGCAGCAGGAGCCGATTTAAGCCTATTCCCTAGTCCTTATGGAAAACTTGGTCTTGAAAAATCCATAGCTCTAGAAATTGCAAATTGTTGTCTCACAAAAAATGAAAATTGGCCCATTCAACCTATGATGCCAGTTCCTAGTGCTGGAATTAAACCTGAACATGCTCCTTTGGCAAAAAAAGATTTTGGAAATGATTTTGTTTTAAATGCAGGTACAGGAATATTTTCAAGCCCTGAAGGAATTCAAAAAAGCATTGAAAAATTTAGAGAAGAGCTTGATAAAACATGAGAACTTATAAAAAAATAATAAAAGACTCTACCTTTTTTCCAATATCACTTTTTGAGTTAAATGAATTAAATAAAATTTGTACTGTTGCTAAAAGACTGGATAATAGAAATGCTATTCCTGCTACAAGTAGCAATTTTAGCATTCGTGCAAAAAATGATGATGCTTTTTTAATTACGAGATCTGGCCTTCATAAAAGAAATTTAAATCCTACTCATTTTATTCGTACAAATTTATTTGGAAAACCTTTGCATCCAATTTCTCCAAAGCCAAGTGATGAAACATTATTGCATGCAATGATTTATCGAAATTTTAGCGTAGCCCATTCAGTGATTCATTGTCATGCACCCGAATTAGAATCCATATCTTTATTAAATTGCGAAATTTTGAAACAGGATAAAAATGAAAACGAATATTTAACTTGTGGCTATTATAAAATAAAAGGTCATGAAGTTTTAAAAGCATTAGGTTTTAAAACTCATTTAGAGGATTATTTTTTACCTGTCATAAAAAATGATCAAGATATGGAAAAACTTTCCCATTTGATCGAATATTATTTTTTTAAACATCAGCAAAAATTACCTATGTGTGCTTTTCATATTGAAAATCATGGGATTTATTGTTTTGGAAATTCTGTTCATCAAGCAGAACTTCGAATTGAATCCATTTTGCATTTATTAACCAGCCTAAAGTAGATACTTTTCAAACCGACTAAACATAAGAGTTTTTTAATTTAAACAAATTAAGGGTTCTATGTTTAATAAAGAGAAATTACAAAATATAAGATTTCCTCTTACTATTAAAATAGCTTTATCTCTTATTTTAATCATTTTTATTGTAATGGGAGTAAGTACATTTTTAGATATTAAAGAAAATAGAAAAGATATGGAAAATTATGAAAAGAAAAATAACATATCCGCATTTACCTCTGCATTACCCGTAATGGAAAATGCTCTTTGGGAAATAGATTTTAAGACAATTAATTCCACTTTAAATCAAATGATGAAAAACCCTAATGTTATTTCAGTCTCTCTTTTTTCTGAAACAGGTTACTCTATCTCTTATGTAGAAAAAGGTTCAAAAAAAGAATTATTAAATTTAAATTTAGAAGACTTTATTAGTAACGAAGATAAAGACAGACTTT
Coding sequences within it:
- a CDS encoding glutathione S-transferase N-terminal domain-containing protein codes for the protein MKIYSIPFCPFCYRVKLALHEKKIPKDLIEIEEIDLKNPPKDFIEINPNLTVPTLQIKGNDGFAESMIIVEYLNNLNTNTPNLYGNSNEEIAKNKVLIERISSEIIPALLGCFYANGSEVKFRKSLQKLPMVFEKLEELLEKINAPFFGGSSLNAVDICFAPFICYYLVANEFNSKIILPNSNTKAFNYFKNIQNHSYINELILSNEKFKNDTKEELIIDTEGTKYIKSSSRNLIKDIEEEVKILNERISLKNKGNKAILWKTNKNEKGPYIETTVQFKHYDEAIHAIQVICDLQETSDHHSHFVLENFNQIKVEVCTHQPTWGVTAMDIAFAETLSDSLK
- the mtnP gene encoding S-methyl-5'-thioadenosine phosphorylase; protein product: MKKTFLAFIGGSGLYDLPGIENVEEIEIATPFGCPSDKITTGTIDGKPIAFLPRHGKGHRFLPSEVNYRANIYALKKLGVTHIVSVSAVGGLQEKTAPGTAVIPTQIIDKTTGQRQRTFFGNGVVGHVSFADPYCPELQSYIAKACEQEKVTTHFGGALVCIEGPRFSSRAESHSFKREEAMIIGMTAMPEAILAREAEIAYATLAFVTDYDCWREETEAVTVEAVIAVLNKNVEASKRIAKAIHKFLPKETSNPIFEAAKNSIMTNLSLIPQETKRNLDLLFGKYWK
- the greB gene encoding transcription elongation factor GreB, with the translated sequence MKFENQNEVKKQPNLITPEGYKKLVDEFNELSKKERPLVVQEVSAAAKQGDRSENAEYQYGKKRLREIDRRLRFLDKRISAARIVNPKEQIGNKILFGATVKLENGEGAIVTYQIVGEDEANLNLKKISWRSPLGNELLNKKIGEIIVVEVPAGTREFEIIDFKFI
- a CDS encoding dienelactone hydrolase family protein, whose protein sequence is MKCYDIEYRVQDTNCRGYIVEPKSQGIKLPGIVMYTDFWGINPRQKKVAEKLANMGAVVLVADMYGNQQYASTGDEAGKLMNSVIENSDIYKDRIVAPFELLKRNSNVNTSKLFSIGYCFGGASSLQLARYGEGLTGAISLHGLLTSKIRVPSHQKMPKMLILHGARDPLVSSEDIKNFYDEMIACNADFTFVSHGMSTHAFSNEDAAGNEVTAYHYLSDRRSDSFIKMFINENL
- a CDS encoding MBL fold metallo-hydrolase, coding for MKSPFLYKSKQTLVMLAATAVSVTSFFISTKSIASTPPSQLKTQAPGYFRMPLGDFEITALYDGYIKLDHNQLLKNVTAPNLKKLLGKMFISNPDVQTSISAYLVNTGSNLILVDAGTSKCFGPTAGTLLESLKASGYEPSQIDTIYITHLHGDHICGATSTEGKINFPNAILRMSQAEADFWLSSKNSEAAPEEFKKYFKMAQDSVKPYQAADKLKPFAAAETLSPGLKAIPTPGHTPGHTSYQFSSKGETILILGDVIHSYATQFPDPKIGVQFDADSKKAIAMRASLFSNAAKNKIWLAGEHLPFPGIGHIRLEGKGYVWVPVEYAPYGTQTTK
- the tuf gene encoding elongation factor Tu, with amino-acid sequence MAKEKFERSKPHMNIGTIGHVDHGKTTLTAAISAVLSTRQGKVATKFDEIDKAPEEKARGITINASHIEYETANRHYAHVDCPGHADYVKNMITGAAQMDGAILVCAATDGPMPQTREHILLARQVNVPYIVVFLNKCDIADPELTDLVEMEIRELLTKYSFPGDDTPVIRGAALGALQNPADEKASKCIVELMDAVDSFIQEPPRPVDKPFLMPIEDVFSISGRGTVCTGRIEQGICKVGEELEIVGIKPTTKTICTGVEMFRKVLDQGQAGDNVGVLLRGTKREDVERGQVLSKPGSIKPFKKFTAQIYVLNKDEGGRHKPFFKGYRPQFYFRTTDVTGVVDLPANVEMVVPGDNVEITVELITPVAMEPGLRFAIREGGRTVGSGAVGKCIE
- a CDS encoding metallophosphoesterase, coding for MINKKLGDGIEIIFPYNAINSSLNSNFHNKDKYQIVFFGCHGKGSEKHTDVIKNYLNNHQITPDFFLLNGDNFYDSGVENTESPLFKTCFETPYAKHFTSQFFFPILGNHDYGEFFLGGLKNLLLFRKNRSSPQAQVQYSTKSKNWYMPGFYYSIKDSNHIFELFCIDSNTILFHEKQQEWLKNKVTNSKAKWKILVSHHPLVTNGHHASEPDVIGLHNFINENFQKNSNPNLKFNLFIAAHEHNNQVLIDSVHSYQIIVGNCSSKKPAHVNKKQNTLYCSAEPNDFSFGLLTLSKDNIICDIKGNKSNYNFDYDKIKNLQKNVSPIKFNQPDIIKNSSIINTSIYLNPDLSLSLDERKIYLQYLYDEIEMSSLHWNQYSYLGIFARRYDELKKIDQLLVNAKLYVKNFNQIKESNIPWLELWTVVENLYVYISDMHYYCLKINEDHEKKNKKSKRQEALQNLENRIYGIYNIFYYILIHFYRSKNIPENLIHEQALSDLYKFEAYCNRCRIEKGYRTIKKLKYYIGHKKR
- the mtnA gene encoding S-methyl-5-thioribose-1-phosphate isomerase, translated to MKPNLEAIKYKNNKLEILNQLLLPDSFVYEDCISVEQGWQSIHQMKVRGAPAIAITAALSLACELYHLEDKYSVTGLKKYIFDKLDYLCTSRPTAVNLFKMSDQMKSLIENVVNKDKEIDPKKLKQIFIENAENLLEKDISDNKAIGQFGSECFPLNKKIKILTHCNTGSLATSGYGTALGIIRSLHSNNKLEHAYATETRPYNQGARLTAFELVYENIPSTLITDSMVSFLMKEKGIDGVVVGADRVVANGDTANKIGTYQLAIAAAYHNVPFYVAAPITSIDCTKNNGSEIHIEERPKHELTHINGIQIAAKGIDVWNPSFDITPAKLITGIVTELGVIPKNLDGEFNIKEFLLKKQK